The genomic region tacatgtttgATCTTTTCATCTTATTGGTCACAAAATATACCTTCCCATTAATTGCATATTTGTTCTAAATATATTAAACCAAGAGAGGATTGAACCTTTACATCACTAATACAAGTGAGAAACAAAAAACAAGGGCTCAAAAGGGGTGAGGACCCAAGAAAGAAAGCTTACTACCAAAAATGCTAAACCTAAGAGGCTTCAACTACCATGAAACAAAACCTAAAAAATAGAACAACTAAAcacaaagagagaaaaaaaaaagaaactctCCCACTGAAATAATGAACCAATGGCTTAGCttgtgtgatgcaggagcatccccagttcttggcaatcttgcatcaaccaaaaacatttctttcaatttgttccagttttgcaattttagcatttctttctgcattttcttgcattttctcaccagatcttgtgAAGCTTTATTATTCTTATGGACATGATCATCTAAATTTTCTCAAAACCGCaatacatttggatcatttttcgacaagttattTCTGCTAGGTTCTGaaacagttttctggcttagaaccctggaaccgcttggacctattttctattggtgaatcttgtgaaTCCTTTTCATAGCTTGAAGATATTTAGTTCATTGATTCAAATGTTcattggcatgtggctgacctttgcTCTGATCCacacttcattctttggattttctggaggattctctttggtggaggccaacctagtGGTCTTTCATGTTTCATCATGTTCTTCATTGTTCAATCCCTCTTGGGCTGACTTGATCTCCCTGAATCATAttattcattgtaattgagcattataaacattcaagaaaatatagaagatatatcttaagattcagAGCTTTGAAGTTTACCAAttttataattgagcatgtatgtagcaagtTAGTAAGCTGAATTTTGTAACTATATGTTACCGGTGATTTGTATtttgttttcatgatctaattaattcaattatgcattgcctccatcatttcCTCTTTtattccgttgtgtttactcttgatgcCCAACCCAGattgatctcattgaggtccctcttaACCAGTGACTGCACCAAGGCGTATAAGagaaaaatttcatttttggagattgcattgtcctgaagattttgttgtggggtggtgaAATATGGATCTGATCTACAGCTAtagaggactggcgtgaagatgATGCGAAggggaaataggaatggtggatcaCATGGTAATGCATaacctgttgtgatggaaatgttgagaggaattgcaccccaattagaagttgttgaaatagcccaaagaagaggttgacatattgaagatgtgagtgaagatgatgaagaagaagaactagcAGAACAAGTATCAAATCCATTAGTGATCGATTTGaaagaagagaggttcttgagggttttgagtagggaaaacccTAAACTACATTTTACCCCAtcggagtatgatggaaagttggattcagatgaattaatggattggatctcagagatggagaagtattttaattttgagaacaccgcagaaGAAAGAAAGTTGAAATATGCCTTTACCCGATTGAAAGgttatgcatctctttggtgggaacatttgcaagtcgatagatagagaagaggaaaaaggaagatcaaatcatgggagcggatggttgtcaatttaaaattgaattttatgCCAGTTTATTAGCAAGTAAATCTGTTCCaaaagttgtagaacttgaagcaaaaagaatcaagcatgaaggagtataccgaagcattctacaagttgaatataaaaaatggacatgttgatgatgaggttgaagaagttgcaagatatttgaatggattgtgaatgtctatacaagatgaactcaatttcattaagttgcagagtgttgaagaagcttaccaatataccttgaaagcagaagagaacttgatcaaaagacatgagaagaaatAGAGAGGTAGAGGTAAAAGGTTTCTCGGAGGAAGATTTAAAGGAGGCAAAGGATATTCTAGAGGAAGGGGAATTTGTGTAGATCATAACAAGGACAATGAAGTAAGAAAAAATGGTACTTCATgttagaaggatgatagaaatttctaccaaaggagagaacttGATGGTTAACAAAATGaaagttttggaaaagatgatagaagataagataagagagtgtttagaggaacttgctttgaGAGTGGAGAAGAgggacatcatgcttttgaatgtaagaagatagataaTACTAGAAGGATAGTATTGGTAGAAGACAGCCCCACTAGATCAGCTAACAAAATTGAAGATGGAGAACtactaatgatgaggagagctttatgtcataccgaagaagatgaagagcccttgcagaggaatttttttttcaaaactagaTGTAATGTATATGGTaggtgttgtaaagtagttattgatagtggtattttggataatcttgttttagaaaagatggtgaataaattgaagttggaaagattgaaacaccctaagccttaccaaatagcTTGGATTCAGGATAATCATAAGTTGTTATTAAGTGAGAAATGCttagtgaaattgaaaattggaaattatcatgaagttttgtgtgatattatgctgatggatatttgtcaccttttgttgggaagaccttggcagtttgatagacaggaaatacatgatggaaggaagaacatatagAGTATTATaaaaaatgggatgaaacaaaccttttTACCCCTAGAGGAACCcatgaagagtgaagtttgtatgaatgattgaatttgtttggtggatggaatgagacaAGTGTTTtttcttagttcctaagaagactgcgAACTTGGAGCTTGAAGAAGAACAATCAGAGAAGATAAAATAGTTGCTGACATAATAcatagacatcatttcaaataatgtgcttGATGGTTTACCATCTGTGaggagtatcaatcattgcatggacttgattctcaTAGCTAGTTTGCCTTACAAAGTTGCACATCGGATGACACTGGCagaaaatgaagaattgaatagacaagcattggaattattgaagaaaggtttgatcatagAAAGTATGTGTCCTTGTGGAGTACCAACTGTATTAGCACCTATGAAGaaaggagaatggaggatgtgtactgattctagagcaataaacaagatcatagtgaagtaccaaTTTCCTTTACCTAGAATGGATgatataatggattgtttgagtggagccaaatattacacaaagatagacttgaagagtggatataattagattataatcagagaaggagatgagtagaagacaacattcaagacaaatgaggaattgtatgaatggttggtgatgtcttttgggttgactaatgcaccaagtactttcatgaggttgatgaatgaggtattaaataaattactgggtaagtttgttattgtatatttggatgacatccttatttttagtaaaataaaagaggagcatttgttgcatttaagacaagttttgcagcgGTTGAcaaagaagttgttgataaatattaagaagtgtactttcatgaaggaagagttggtctatttgggatttgtaataTCTACGGAtgaattgaagatggaccctaagaaggtaagagcaattattcaatggcctacaccggaaagcattggagaggtaagatcatttcatggattggctagtttctaccaaaagtgtatcagaaattttagtttagtttgtagccctatgactaagacaatgagaggatataggaaagaattcaagtggacaaccagagaaaataagagttttgagttGCTGAAGTAGAAGATAACTAAGCACCCTGTGTTAtctttactagatttcaacaaagtatttcaagtagactatgatgcaagtgggaatgcaattggagtcaTGTGAAGTCAGGAAGGGAGAGTCATAGCTTATTTTTGTGAAAATTttaatgatgcaagaaggagatattaGGTGTAAGATCGGGAATTTCAtgtcataattcaagccttgaagaagtggagacattacctattgcctaaggattttgtgttgtatactaaTAATCAAGCCatatagtatttgaatagtcagagtaagttgaatcagagacatgagatgggtagaatttttgtacagttacacctttgtgttgaagcgtaGGAGTGGGaattcaaacaaagttgttgatgcattgagtaggagaaggaattttcttaCAGAGATGAAAGTGACAGTGTTAGGATttaaggagttgaagaccttgtatgatgatgtcCTGGATTTTGCAgagccttggaaagcatgtagagagaTGGTTATGATACATAGAAGTTAGtggctagattatttcattcaggatgggattttatttaggggagtttagttgtgcatacctaagagttctatgagggagaatctgataaaggagaagcatagtggaggattagtcggacactttggtgttgacaaaacaatgGTGatttgagtgaacattacttttggtctTAGATTCATATGGATGTTAACAATTTTGTAcgaagttgtagagtttgtcaagttacaaaggcgtagttagaatgtgggattgtatacacctttgacaatacaagagatacattgggaggatataagcatggaattCATACTGGGATTACCTAAaacacagagaggaaatgattttatatttgtgatggtggatcatttcataccttgtaagaagatgtcagatgcagtgcatatagatAACTTATTtctcaaggaggtagtgagattacatggattacctaagagcatagttttagatggagacactaagtttgttggttatttttggaggacactttggaagaagatgaagacaaattttaaattcagttctacttttcacccatagactgatggatagacaaaggtTGTAAATAGAAGCTTAGGAAATCTGTTGAGATCCTTAGTTAGAGAGAAGACTAGAAGATAGGATTTCATCCCTCCATAAGAAAAGTTTGAGAATAATTCAATGAACaaagaagaacaccttttgatattgttattggagcacaccctagaggtatatcagaattgagggatatcagtaatgaagGAAACCAGAGTGTATAGGCGAAAGAGTTTGCAGATcatatgaaggccttacatattcaggttaagaggcatttggaggatatgaacaacaagtataaggagagaacaaatgagaagagaagatataaagaatttgaagttggcgatgaagtgatggtgtatccaagaaaagaaagatttctagtTGGCACCTGCAACAAGTTGCGGATGAGGAAGTTcagaccttgtaagatcttgaggaagttcagttctggaaatgcatatgaagtagagctaccaaattgtttgagtatttcacctatattcaacattgcagatctacatcaatatcataAATTAGAATTCAGTGAAGACAATATTACAAAATTGTAGAAACAATTACCTcagaaggaactagatcaaattgaagacattttgaacaataggattgggcatagtacctagaGTAGTCggtacaaggagtatcttgtgaagtggaaggacaaaccagttgaagactcatcttggatttctcaagcagaggcgGACCGCCTTAGTTTTTCTCTAACTTTAGCAAAGagagggactcactttttttccaacaaccctagatgtctgatgtgGGAGCacccttggttcttggcaatcttgcatcaaccaaaaacatatctttcaatttgttcctactttgcagtttcaacatttctttttgcatttcctTATCTAATCTTGTGGATCTGGATTTTTTTTCTAGACATGATCATCTTTCTTTTCCCAAAATTGCGAgatgtttggatcattttctggcacgTTGTTGCTTCTAGGCTCCGAGATGGTTTTCTAGCTTAGAAACCTGGAACCACTTGGCCTATTTTCTATTGGCAAATATTGCAGATCCTTTCCATAGATTGCAAAGCTTtatttcattgattccaatgttatTGGGTGTGTGGTTGACCTCCCCTCTAATTTgcacttcattctttggattttttggaagaTTCTCTTTAGCGAAGGTTGACCTGGTGGTCTTTCATGTTTCATCATGTTCTTTGTTGTTTGATCCCCCTTGGACCAACTAGATCTCCCtaaatcatataaatcattgtaattgagtattAAAAATCATTctagaaaacaaagaagatatatTTTACGATTTGGAGGTCTAAAGTTGAccgattctgtaattgagcatgtatataGTAGGTCAGTGAGTCAAAGCTTGTAACCAAATGTTACCGGTGATTTGTAATCAATTCTCATGATCTAATTTattcagttctacattgcctcAATCATTTTTTCTTGTTTCAATtttgtttactcttgctgcctACCCCAAATTGATCTCAtttaggtccctcctaaccggtgactgcactaTTGTGGGAGAGAACACCAACTTCTTATCGTAGAAAATATCTTTGATTTTCTCTAAAAGGGGAAGCTTTCTATTTTAAGCTTTCCTTAAGGAGATCATCAGGAATTTTTGTGTAGCTTTCACCTTAGACATAGATTCTTCAAGCTTCATAATTGTGGAAGACTCCAAATATCTCCTTTTCTTGGCATGCCTCCTTGCAATTTCATCTTGAGTAGCTTGAATAGCAATGAAATTCTTCTCAGTTAtcttcatgttttaagaaaagataCTCTCCATTTCCCTCTTCATAAAGTGGTtattttcatgtatcatgtccacCACCTCTGCTAAATCCTTTGTGTTCTTGTTGTGGCAAAGTTTCTTACCAAGCTCCTTCACAAAATTTGCTAGTTCTTCCCACTTTTCAATCATAGAAGCAAATTTTCACACTATCATCCAAGTCTTGGTATTCCTTATCATCTGCAACCCAGCTCAAGGCTTTCACGTCTGAATTAGAAATAGTTTCAattctattaatttatttttataacaCCTCAAATTATCCTAGAAGCCATCAAATATCATGTTCGGGATTATTAAACCCCACATAGAGTTGATTCACTTTGGCCTCAAACATGGGAAATTTCTCTTTTATCAAAGAACTTTAAGGAGATGAATTAGGGGAGTCATGCAGGGAATTGGGGGAGGGAGGGGTATCTTCTTTACTCACTATATTATCTAGGGTCCAATCAACCTTGTAGGCCATGATGAAGCCATCTCCTCTAAATCCTCTTCAACTATAACTACCTTCTGAATATAGAACTCACTAATAGGAGGACCTAGACaaatttttatttagcaaaatgatTAGGGTTAACCTTGGTGGGAACATTAAGGATTTTAGGGAAAGCATTAGCATTAGCAGTATTAACTAGTAACTCAATACATAGAGCTAGGTTAGAAGGATTTATGGTAGGACCACTAGTTGGGGTTAAACTGTAATGGAAGTTAGAAAAGCATAGAATGAGACCTTGGTGGAAGGGGAGGGTATCTTTAGAATTAGCCACTTCCACAATTAGGATATGGAGGAGAAAATTCAAAAGGGAAAGTTCATCTTAACTCCATACCCTAAGTGATTGAGCATAAAAAATAGTTAGTAGTGAAACCATTTAAACTATCCATCTAGGGTGATAAACTTCATGTATAGTGCAACATCACATCCTTCCAAATACCAAGAAGGTCATCCCTTTTGAGACTTCTTTGGAGACGGCCCACATTATTCCCTAAACCTAGATATCATTTAAAGTATTCCTTGTAGGTACCTTTAGTCTTTTTATGTAAATCATTGCCTTATATAGCCAGTCGAGTGAAAACAACACTAGTATCCACTAACACAATAAGCTTTACCTTTCCCATTTGGACTTTACCATTCTTCCAAGATTGGGCAAATTGGTCCAAAATTGAAAGATCAAAGCCCATCATAGCTTCCATGTAGTTGGCAAGATTATCCTCCACCACTTTCTCCAAGAGGACATTTTTCTCTTTAAATTTCTCATAGCTATCAGGCTCTATTTGACTTAAATCTCCTCCCATTACCACAATAAAACCAAAGACAAGGGGCCAAGATGAAATTACCCAAACTAGGAATGGAAAAAGAACAAATATGAGCCATATTAGAAATGTCACTTTCCCTGCCTTTAAATGAAAAAGTTCACCTCAAGATATAATGGAAGTAAACCatggaaaaaatacaaaaaaaaggtgATTTTTAAATCTTGAGGACACATAAGTTTTATTCTCATTAATATTGGCACATTTTTCAACAGGTAAATCTCATGAATCCATCTACACTTTCATCCCCTTGAAGAAGGGTCCTAGGTTGCTTAACCTGTCAGGAGTCCAATTGCCCTATCTGATAATGTGTTGAAACACCACTTGGTCTAATGTAGCAGTGATACCTTGACATTTTGAGATGATATCTGTTAGTTGCCAAATAGGTTTGGTTGAGCCTTGTAATATCATTGTTACATTCTTGGAATCCCCTTCTATTATTAACCTCCAACCTTTCTTCTTGCTAATGGAGATGCCATTAAAATTCCCCATCACCTTAGCCCTGTTGGAGGTTTGAGTACCATCATTTTCCGCAAAGATCACCACCACTTTTCCCTCCAAGTCCCTAAGGACACTGCCCCTTCTCACCCAAACTAGGTCCCCTTTCGAGGACACATCAAAATTTAACATCAATCAACTAGTGTCAAGAGGGACCTTAACTTCAACCACTTTAGATATTTGTTATCACCTAATTTTCTTGAACTTTCGTACTTTCAACTAGAACCTTGTAGAGATTCTTAACCCAACTTAAAGCTACCTTGTCCACTTTACATGGAATGGAGAAActaagaaatataattttattacctTTACACTTTGATGGTCTATTATTTTCAAGTATATTACTTATCTAAGAGTTGTTCTAGATCACCTTTGTTGTTGTTATCCTCAACATTTCCTCACTGATTGTTCCTTTATTATAATGAGATTGAACTTATTTACAAATTTTCTCATCTCCAAAATAGGAGAATAAATCAACAATAATCGtatccttatgctctctatcatcTTGATgttggatcacagagtgtgatgtGAAATGTCGATGCAAAAAAATGTTAACACAATCTAATCCAAGAGCATACAAAGATagttgaatggattgtggaaatctattgACATTAATAGTTTCAGTATTTAGAAAATCTAAATTCTTACTTCTAAATGTTTGTTTATCCTTGAACATAATGAAATCGATTGAATCTTTTGTCTCTTTGACTTTCTTCATCAAAAGTTTTATATTAAATAAGGAATACACAAATAATCCAAAGCCTTGATGCTTTAAATATCTTAAACATGCAAAgtgatgtgttgatgaagaaaaTTCAGATGTCATTTCACATGAATTCTAGCATAAATAGACTAACTATGCCTGTGGAAGGGTCTTGCTCAAGATAACTAGAAGTAGGGCCATGAGATAACAATAGCtatacccaaaaaaaaaaattaaatacatcaACAGATCAAAACATCTAAAAGAGAACATATATATTATCCAAATTAatgaatttctttcaaaatatagaaACTAAAAAAATTAATACCAAAAAAATATATGAGCCTCCTCCAAAATGTCCATctctatcatatatatatatttataaaaataactataaaatattcttttatacaaaagaagtttgtattctgattacaCTTTCTACTTCTTCCTTGCCCACGAAAACTACTTTTCTAAAGAGAGTTGATAACCCAAAAATCTATCatattatatttctattttttctcGAACTCATTAAGAATCCCTAAAGAGATGCCATACATAGGATGAAATCTTCCACTCATCaaatccttctttttctcctcaaaTGTCGCTATGAGCATCGTTTACTTTTCAAAACTAAAAATTCCAGGTCTAAAGAAGACTTATGCCCGCCGAAGGCGGATATTTCGACAAGTCTAAGTCGTTAATTATCAGTGTAAATTTGTCATATACGAGGCTGGTCTTAGCCATTACGCGTTTTCATAGTATATTTAATGTGAGCACTGCAAATTACAGACGCATCTAACTGCTTAGATCAACTCGCTTTGCTCTTCCTCTCGGAGATACAGCAGCAttagtaaaaaaattaaaatggaaTGTTCTAAGCTATTGGGCGTTCTAGCTTTCATCTGCTTTCTTATTCCCATTATGTCATCTTCCTCGGAGAGACAGTTTACTGCTTGGTCGAAATTGAGGGTGAATTTGACTCGCAGATCAGAGGGAGAGTCCAATTCTGCCGAGCGATTACGCAGCGCGGTGGATCGAAGTAAGAGACGAATGAATACGATAGAGGCGTTTGTAGAGCAGCAGATAGCTGGGCCGTTAGACACTGAAACGCCCATTCGCGTGGGAAGCGGAGAATTTCTGATGAGCGTTGCAGTGGGGACGCCCTCGGTAAGTTTTGAAGCGATTGTGGACACGGGGAGTGATCTGATTTGGACTCAGTGCATGCCTTGCCAGAGCTGCTACACTCAACCTACGCCAATCTTCGACCCCTCCCAATCGTCTTCGTATTCCACAGTTTCTTGCACTGACTCTCTTTGTGATGCTTTGGGGGCTTTCCAAACTGGATGCACTTCTGATTGTACGTTCGATTATATGTATGGCGATGGTTCTGAGACTAGCGGTGACCTGGCTTACGAGTCATTCTCCATTGGGAGCGGCAGCGGGAGCATGGTTCAAGGAATTGCTTTTGGATGCGGCCATGACAACCAAGGACGAGGATTCTCTCAGGGCGGCGGTCTTGTGGGACTGGGAAGAGGTCCTCTCTCACTCATCTCTCAGTTGGGCTCCAAGGTAGACAACAAATTCTCTTACTGTCTCTTGCCCATCACCGACTCTTCTTCACAAACAAGCCCTCTCTTTTTCGGTGAGGGCTCTTCCTTGAGCGGAGCCAACACGATCCCACTCATTAAGAACAGTGTGAATCCTTCTTTCTGGTATATTCCTGTCACAGGAATCACCCTCAATGGCAACCCCGTAAACATTCCTGCTGGAACTTTTGATCTGCAATCGGACGGTAGCGGAGGCATGATCATTGACTCGGGAACCACTATTACCTATCTAAATGAGGTTGCCTACTCTCCTCTCAGAGAAGCAATTCAGTCCTCCATTGATGTCACTCCTGTGGAGGATTCTTCGGGGGATCTGTGTTACCAGAAATCAGATAATATGGCCCTGCCTTCCCTCGCCTTCAACTTCCACGGCGGCGCGAATTACAACCTTCCACCAGAAAACTTTTTCATTCCTCAATATGGGGATCTCTTGTGCCTCGCCATGGGTGCCTCGAGGGGACTTTCCATCTTCGGAAACGTACAACAGCAGAACTTCCACATCCTTTACGACAATGCTCAGAACACACTCTCCTTTAAGCCCACTAAATGTGATTCTCTTTAAATAATCGTCACCCTTTTCTGCTGTCTGCCACTGCCACTTCCTCTTCCTATGTTTCTGTCATGTTCATTTTCTTTCAATTTCGAATATAAGACGTGGTCCAATCTCCCATGTACGTTTTCTGCACTATATAGTATAATTTCC from Cryptomeria japonica chromosome 3, Sugi_1.0, whole genome shotgun sequence harbors:
- the LOC131064112 gene encoding aspartic proteinase nepenthesin-2-like — encoded protein: MECSKLLGVLAFICFLIPIMSSSSERQFTAWSKLRVNLTRRSEGESNSAERLRSAVDRSKRRMNTIEAFVEQQIAGPLDTETPIRVGSGEFLMSVAVGTPSVSFEAIVDTGSDLIWTQCMPCQSCYTQPTPIFDPSQSSSYSTVSCTDSLCDALGAFQTGCTSDCTFDYMYGDGSETSGDLAYESFSIGSGSGSMVQGIAFGCGHDNQGRGFSQGGGLVGLGRGPLSLISQLGSKVDNKFSYCLLPITDSSSQTSPLFFGEGSSLSGANTIPLIKNSVNPSFWYIPVTGITLNGNPVNIPAGTFDLQSDGSGGMIIDSGTTITYLNEVAYSPLREAIQSSIDVTPVEDSSGDLCYQKSDNMALPSLAFNFHGGANYNLPPENFFIPQYGDLLCLAMGASRGLSIFGNVQQQNFHILYDNAQNTLSFKPTKCDSL